The window GCTTCCTTCTGACCTCAATGGCCTATGACAggtatgtggccatctgtcatCCCCTGCATTATACCAGAATCATGAGTCAGAACCTCTGTTTCCTGCTAGTGGTTGTGTCCTGGGTCTTATCCTTTGCCAATGCCCTTTTGCACACCCTCCTCCTAGCCCGTCTCTCTTTTCTTAGAGGCAACACTCTGCCCCACTTCTTCTGTGACCTCTCTGCCCTACTTAAACTGTCCAGTTCAGACACCACCGTCAATCAGCTGGCTATTCTCATTGTAGGATCAGTGGTCATTACCCTTCCCTTCATATGCATCCTGGTCTCTTATGGCCACATTGGGGCCACCATCTTGAGAAAACCCTCCATCAAGGGCATCTGCAAAGCCTTGTCCACATGTGGCTCCCACCTCTCTGTGGTTTCTCTGTACTATGGAGCCATTATTGGACTCTACTTTGTCCCCTCATCTGGAAATACTAATGACAAGGATGTCATTGTGTCTGTGTTATACTGTCTGGTCACCCACATGCTGAATCCCTTCATCTATAGTCTAAGGAATCGGGATATGAAAGGAGCTCTAAGAAACATCCTCAGTAGAACAAAAAATTCAATGTGATAGACATTGTCTTCCCTATCAAGTGTATGGTTctctttttatttgatattatttagCATTTTGTGACAGctttttcttctcaaataaataatttattttcctagtttcatgattttttgtgtatttgattttgtaattccctgcaaatttattttttgtgcaaACTTAATTAGaaatctagatttatttttggtattaattttttatatatttttagtttttcaattgacaaataaaaatggtatGTACTTATAgagtatttgttgtttccatatATGATGTACATATTGTATAATGTTCAAATCAAGGAAAATGTATCTTTGTCCTCAAATACTTATAACTTCcttatatgaaatattcataatTGTTTCTTCTAGCTCTTAGAAATATGTAGCATTGTATCAGTATCCATAGTTAGCACATAGGACACAAATATTTCTCTTATCTAAATGTAACTCAGTATTCATTGACCAATAGTTCTCATCCGTTCTCTTTAAGAAATTGAACATGATTATAATTTCATAtccattttccaaaaatatttctttaggttTTTATAATGAAGGGGtgttaaattttgtcaaagatcctttatttccttttttactttattttatttgtttacttattattattttttatatggtgctgaggactgaaccta is drawn from Urocitellus parryii isolate mUroPar1 chromosome 4, mUroPar1.hap1, whole genome shotgun sequence and contains these coding sequences:
- the LOC144254615 gene encoding olfactory receptor 1J21-like, with product MRRDNQSSVSKFLLLRLPIQPEQQGMYYALFLGMYLTTVLGNLLIILLIRLDSRLHTPMYFFLSHLALTDISFSSVTAPKMLMNMLTHTQSISYAGCISQDFFFLLFGGLDSFLLTSMAYDRYVAICHPLHYTRIMSQNLCFLLVVVSWVLSFANALLHTLLLARLSFLRGNTLPHFFCDLSALLKLSSSDTTVNQLAILIVGSVVITLPFICILVSYGHIGATILRKPSIKGICKALSTCGSHLSVVSLYYGAIIGLYFVPSSGNTNDKDVIVSVLYCLVTHMLNPFIYSLRNRDMKGALRNILSRTKNSM